In Gadus macrocephalus chromosome 11, ASM3116895v1, a single genomic region encodes these proteins:
- the LOC132467987 gene encoding protein FAM240C codes for MSLALIHDKDHIKNFWEKKIVAVGEHCETEEMRKSKSALRKLRGEWLVRLENRNKHLKSLNDEYSRKAKMAAPEKEQEEQT; via the exons ATGAGCCTGGCTCTGATCCACGACAAGGACCACATCAAGAACTTCTGGGAGAAGAAGATAGTGGCTGTTGGGGAGCACTGCGAGACCGAGGAGATGAGGAAGTCGAAGAGTGCGTTGAGAAA ACTGCGGGGCGAGTGGCTGGTGCGTCTGGAGAACAGAAACAAACATCTGAAGAGCCTCAACGACGAGTACAGCCGCAAAGCCAAGATGGCCGCGccggagaaggagcaggaggagcagacgtAG
- the srp19 gene encoding signal recognition particle 19 kDa protein isoform X2 has product MAYLTTNPADKERFICVYPVYLNSKKTLAEGRRIAAEKAVENPSCSEIKDVLSAAGLNVLLENHMHPREWNRDAQFRGRVRVQLKQEDGSLCQDKFTSRKSECLMCLSLGTHGL; this is encoded by the exons ATGGCGTATCTAACTACAAATCCCGCGGATAAGGAGAG gtttatttgtgtgtatccAGTCTACCTGAACAGTAAGAAGACGCTCGCAGAGGGGCGACGAATCGCGGCAGAGAAG GCAGTAGAAAATCCTTCCTGTTCTGAGATCAAAGATGTACTGAGTGCAGCTGGGCTCAATGTTCTTTTGGAG AACCACATGCACCCCAGGGAATGGAACAGAGACGCACAGTTCAGAGGTCGGGTCAGAGTGCAACTCAAACAGGAAGACGGCAGCCTCTGTCAAGACAAGTTCACCTCGCGTAAGTCTGAGTGCCTAATGTGTCTGTCTCTag gTACACATGGGCTGTGA
- the srp19 gene encoding signal recognition particle 19 kDa protein isoform X1 — MAYLTTNPADKERFICVYPVYLNSKKTLAEGRRIAAEKAVENPSCSEIKDVLSAAGLNVLLENHMHPREWNRDAQFRGRVRVQLKQEDGSLCQDKFTSRKDVMFYVAEMIPKLKTRTQKSGGGDSNSQQADGGKKNKKKKK, encoded by the exons ATGGCGTATCTAACTACAAATCCCGCGGATAAGGAGAG gtttatttgtgtgtatccAGTCTACCTGAACAGTAAGAAGACGCTCGCAGAGGGGCGACGAATCGCGGCAGAGAAG GCAGTAGAAAATCCTTCCTGTTCTGAGATCAAAGATGTACTGAGTGCAGCTGGGCTCAATGTTCTTTTGGAG AACCACATGCACCCCAGGGAATGGAACAGAGACGCACAGTTCAGAGGTCGGGTCAGAGTGCAACTCAAACAGGAAGACGGCAGCCTCTGTCAAGACAAGTTCACCTCGC GTAAAGATGTCATGTTTTACGTAGCAGAGATGATTCCCAAGTTGAAGACCCGCACCCagaagagtggaggaggagactcTAACTCCCAGCAGGCTGACGGAggcaagaagaacaagaagaagaagaagtag